In one window of Tellurirhabdus rosea DNA:
- a CDS encoding phosphoglycerol geranylgeranyltransferase, whose translation MHQSSHTLPVGKPSHLLTSLYTRKEAGQKSFAVLLDPDKVGQDAFKDLLIRSVENRVDFFFVGGSLITSYVTREIIGMIRDYTPIPVVLFPGNSLHIEPSADAILLLSLISGRNPDFLIGQHVVAAPILRQSGLEILSTGYMLVDSGTQTTVSYISNTTPLPHDKPGVAACTAMAGEMLGLKLMYLDAGSGARRPVSPEMIAAVRAAVDTPIVVGGGINSPEKAMAALQAGADVIVVGNGIEKNPELLPEIADVVQKANKGVISQ comes from the coding sequence ATGCATCAAAGCAGCCATACGCTTCCGGTCGGCAAACCCAGCCATCTCCTTACCAGTCTGTATACCCGTAAAGAAGCGGGCCAAAAATCGTTCGCTGTCTTGCTCGATCCGGATAAGGTCGGGCAAGACGCGTTTAAGGACCTCCTGATACGAAGCGTTGAAAATCGGGTCGATTTCTTTTTTGTCGGCGGCAGCCTGATCACCAGTTACGTAACGCGCGAAATTATCGGTATGATCCGGGATTATACGCCGATTCCGGTCGTTCTTTTTCCCGGCAACAGTCTCCACATCGAGCCGAGTGCGGATGCCATCCTGCTCCTTTCGCTCATTTCGGGCCGCAATCCGGACTTTCTGATCGGACAGCATGTCGTGGCGGCTCCCATCCTTCGGCAAAGTGGTCTCGAAATCCTCTCGACCGGGTATATGCTGGTCGATAGCGGCACCCAGACGACGGTTTCCTACATCAGCAATACGACGCCGCTGCCCCACGACAAACCCGGCGTGGCGGCCTGTACGGCAATGGCGGGCGAAATGCTCGGCCTGAAACTGATGTACCTGGATGCGGGCAGCGGCGCGCGTCGGCCAGTTTCTCCCGAAATGATCGCGGCCGTCCGCGCGGCGGTCGATACGCCCATTGTGGTCGGCGGCGGCATCAACTCACCCGAGAAAGCGATGGCGGCCCTGCAGGCGGGGGCGGATGTGATTGTGGTCGGCAACGGAATCGAGAAAAATCCCGAGCTGCTGCCCGAAATCGCCGATGTCGTTCAGAAAGCGAACAAAGGGGTAATTAGTCAATAA
- a CDS encoding phage holin family protein, translated as MLEKIDEIRDSIFKYLEARIELFKLETRNKVEEGAVQAVHGIVLGFLATITTIFLFSLLAAWINHLTDSRYLGFLIVAGFFLVLTIIWVAAKNFFLARIRTMAYGVLKSQQEKKEHEKTDAINELRQQTEESIRQSYSERATGGAGPSYQNPNV; from the coding sequence ATGTTGGAAAAAATTGATGAAATTCGGGACAGTATCTTTAAATACCTTGAAGCCCGTATTGAACTGTTCAAGCTGGAAACGCGGAATAAGGTAGAAGAGGGGGCGGTACAGGCAGTACACGGAATTGTGCTGGGTTTTCTGGCGACGATCACAACGATATTTCTTTTTAGTCTGCTGGCGGCCTGGATCAACCACCTGACCGACAGCCGGTACCTGGGTTTTCTGATCGTGGCCGGATTCTTTCTGGTGCTGACGATCATCTGGGTTGCGGCCAAGAATTTCTTCCTGGCCCGCATCCGGACGATGGCCTATGGCGTGCTGAAAAGCCAGCAGGAAAAGAAGGAACACGAAAAAACGGACGCGATCAACGAACTCCGCCAGCAGACGGAAGAGTCGATCCGGCAGTCTTATTCCGAACGGGCAACGGGCGGCGCGGGGCCGTCTTATCAGAACCCCAATGTTTAA
- a CDS encoding TraR/DksA family transcriptional regulator has product MVQEEKKRYSEEDLKEFEILINQKLEASRSELNYIKETLSKRNDSGTDNTSGTSKLLEDGADTSERENLSQLAARLQKFIQQLDAALVRIKNGTYGICVDTGKLIPKERLRAVPHTQQTIEAKLKRAS; this is encoded by the coding sequence ATGGTTCAGGAAGAAAAGAAGCGTTATTCAGAAGAAGACCTGAAAGAGTTTGAGATTCTGATTAACCAGAAGCTCGAAGCCTCCCGTAGCGAGCTTAACTACATTAAGGAGACGCTCAGTAAACGGAACGACAGCGGTACCGACAACACCTCGGGTACGTCGAAACTGCTGGAAGATGGGGCCGACACGAGTGAGCGTGAAAACCTGAGCCAGTTGGCGGCCCGTCTGCAGAAGTTTATCCAGCAACTGGATGCGGCTCTGGTCCGGATCAAGAACGGTACGTACGGCATCTGCGTCGATACGGGCAAGCTCATTCCCAAAGAGCGTCTGCGGGCCGTTCCGCATACCCAGCAAACCATCGAAGCAAAACTGAAGCGCGCCAGTTAA
- a CDS encoding Glu/Leu/Phe/Val family dehydrogenase, giving the protein MAYIEPAPIKDKENPLESMMSRFDAAARLLGITEEMYYILKVPAKQVTVGLPITMDNGEIRVFEGHRVIHSNILGPAKGGIRFDPGVHLDEVRALAAWMTWKCAVVDIPYGGAKGGIACNPREMSAGEIERLMRAYTVAMLDVFGPDKDIPAPDMGTGPREMAWLMDEYSKAKGMTVNAVVTGKPLVLGGSLGRTEATGRGVTISALAAMDKLRMNPYRASAAIQGFGNVGSYAASLLHERGVTVNAISDISGGYYNDRGIDIEAAIAYRNAHNGTLDGFAGAEKISNEQLLSLPVDVLVPAAKEDVITAENAHTIQAKMIIEGANGPTSASADDIINSKGVLVVPDILANAGGVTVSYFEWVQNRIGYKWTLDRVNRRSDRIMKDAFDRVYDTSIKYSVSMRLAAYIVAIDKVASTYKFRGGY; this is encoded by the coding sequence ATGGCTTATATCGAACCTGCACCGATAAAAGATAAAGAGAATCCCCTCGAATCCATGATGTCGCGTTTCGACGCGGCGGCCCGGCTCCTGGGCATTACGGAAGAAATGTATTACATCCTGAAAGTACCCGCCAAACAGGTGACGGTCGGCCTGCCCATCACGATGGACAACGGCGAAATCAGGGTTTTTGAAGGACACCGCGTTATTCACTCCAACATCCTCGGACCGGCCAAAGGCGGTATCCGCTTCGATCCGGGCGTTCACCTCGACGAAGTCCGGGCGCTGGCCGCCTGGATGACCTGGAAGTGCGCCGTGGTGGATATTCCGTACGGGGGTGCCAAGGGTGGAATCGCCTGCAACCCGCGCGAAATGTCGGCCGGCGAAATCGAACGGCTGATGCGGGCCTATACCGTAGCGATGCTCGACGTGTTCGGCCCCGACAAAGACATTCCGGCTCCCGACATGGGCACGGGCCCGCGCGAAATGGCCTGGCTGATGGACGAATATTCGAAAGCCAAAGGCATGACGGTCAATGCCGTGGTTACCGGCAAGCCGCTCGTACTGGGTGGTTCGCTGGGCCGCACGGAAGCCACGGGCCGCGGCGTGACGATTTCGGCGCTGGCGGCGATGGACAAGCTCCGGATGAATCCTTACCGGGCTTCGGCCGCCATCCAGGGCTTTGGAAACGTGGGTTCCTACGCGGCTTCGCTCCTGCACGAACGGGGCGTCACGGTCAACGCCATCAGCGACATCAGTGGCGGTTACTACAACGACCGCGGCATCGACATTGAGGCAGCGATTGCCTATCGCAATGCCCACAACGGCACCCTGGACGGTTTTGCGGGCGCGGAGAAGATTTCGAACGAGCAACTGCTTTCGCTGCCCGTCGATGTGCTCGTTCCCGCCGCAAAAGAAGACGTGATCACGGCCGAAAACGCCCACACCATCCAGGCGAAGATGATCATCGAAGGTGCCAACGGCCCCACTTCCGCTTCTGCCGACGACATCATCAACAGCAAAGGCGTTCTGGTGGTACCCGACATTCTGGCAAACGCAGGCGGCGTAACGGTCTCCTACTTCGAATGGGTACAGAACCGCATCGGCTACAAATGGACGCTCGACCGCGTCAACCGCCGTTCCGACCGCATCATGAAAGACGCCTTTGACCGGGTGTATGACACTTCGATCAAATACAGCGTTTCGATGCGCCTGGCCGCCTACATCGTCGCCATCGACAAAGTAGCGAGCACGTACAAGTTCCGCGGAGGATATTGA
- a CDS encoding phosphatidylserine decarboxylase family protein: protein MTIHKEGYTILLVTVLVLVGLNLVTTYLFSGNDTAFWLVMVTSIVLFLLVLQFFRKPRRVTDENDRHVICPADGTVVVIEETVESEYFKGPRRQVSVFMSPLNVHINFHPVSGLVKYVRYYPGKYLVAWHPKSSTENERTSVVVQAKNGVEVLFRQIAGAMARRIVWYVKEGQEVRQGSEFGFIKFGSRVDIYLPLDAEIKVKIGEKTKGGVTVLAELPS from the coding sequence ATGACAATTCACAAGGAAGGATACACGATTCTTCTGGTAACGGTGCTGGTGCTGGTGGGCTTGAACCTGGTCACGACTTACCTCTTTTCGGGCAATGACACCGCATTCTGGCTGGTGATGGTTACGAGTATCGTGCTGTTTCTGCTCGTGCTGCAGTTCTTTCGGAAGCCCCGGCGCGTGACGGATGAAAACGACAGGCATGTGATCTGCCCTGCCGACGGCACGGTTGTCGTCATTGAAGAAACGGTTGAAAGCGAATATTTCAAAGGGCCCCGCCGTCAGGTTTCGGTGTTTATGTCGCCGCTGAACGTGCACATCAACTTCCATCCGGTATCGGGGCTGGTCAAATATGTCCGGTATTACCCCGGCAAATACCTGGTGGCCTGGCATCCCAAATCGAGCACCGAAAACGAACGGACATCCGTTGTCGTGCAGGCTAAAAATGGCGTGGAAGTTCTTTTCCGCCAGATCGCGGGTGCCATGGCCCGGCGCATTGTGTGGTACGTCAAGGAAGGCCAGGAAGTGCGCCAGGGGTCCGAATTCGGCTTTATCAAGTTCGGCTCCCGCGTCGACATTTACCTGCCGCTCGACGCCGAGATCAAAGTGAAAATCGGCGAAAAAACGAAGGGCGGCGTCACGGTTCTGGCAGAACTGCCCTCCTGA
- the gcvP gene encoding aminomethyl-transferring glycine dehydrogenase translates to MKIVLHQQESFEQRHHGKDQAELAGLLDSVGVSSINELIDQTVPAAIRLAQPLNLPAPRSENQFLADFRKLAQQNKVYKSYIGTGYYDTLTPNVILRNILENPAWYTAYTPYQAEIAQGRLEALLNFQTVVSDLTGMEIANASLLDEATAAAEAMTMLHSLRPAAKKGANTFFVSERCHPQTIDVVRTRATPLNIDVRVGDHRTLDVTDSAVYGVLLQYPASDGDVFDYTDLIAAAHENNIFTAVAADLLALTLLTPPGEMGADVVVGSAQRFGVPMGYGGPHAAFFATKDAYKRQIPGRIIGVSVDAQGKPALRMALQTREQHIRREKATSNICTAQVLLAVMASAYAVYHGPERLRAIAERVHGLTKMFATALRWNGYELATENYFDTVTVRVDDVESLQKTARKAGVNLRYFADDATVGVSFDEAKTYEDVVQLLDVFGVCADMQAVTESLEFTWPERLVRQSEYLTHPVFNTHHTEHEMLRYLRSLEEKDLSLVHSMISLGSCTMKLNATAEMIPVTWPEFGKMHPFAPKDQTAGYQQLFKDLNNWLCEITGFAAMSMQPNSGAQGEYAGLMVIRAYHESRGDSHRNVALIPSSAHGTNPASAVMAGMKVVITKCDERGNIDLADLRAKAEQYSSELSCLMVTYPSTHGVFEESIKEICELIHEHGGQVYMDGANMNAQVGLTSPANIGADVCHLNLHKTFCIPHGGGGPGMGPIGVAAHLVPFLPGHVTEEAQQQGAVSAAPYGSASILTISYAYIAMMGGEGLTHATEMAILNANYIKSRLEGHYPILYTGTNGRCAHEMIVDCRPFKASGVEVEDIAKRLMDYGFHAPTMSFPVPGTMMIEPTESESKAEIDRFCDALISIREEIREVEEGRADKANNVLKHAPHTAAVIIADNWDRPYSREKAAFPLPYVKARKFWPSVSRVDNAYGDRNLVCSCVPTDAYAEEVAEAVQ, encoded by the coding sequence ATGAAGATAGTCCTCCATCAACAGGAGTCCTTTGAACAGCGTCATCACGGAAAAGACCAGGCTGAACTGGCCGGTTTGCTCGACAGTGTCGGCGTATCCTCCATCAACGAACTGATTGACCAGACCGTACCGGCCGCCATCCGGCTGGCCCAGCCGCTGAACCTGCCTGCTCCCCGCTCCGAAAATCAGTTTCTGGCCGATTTCCGGAAGCTGGCCCAGCAGAACAAGGTGTACAAATCGTACATTGGCACGGGGTACTACGACACCCTGACGCCGAACGTCATTCTCCGGAACATTCTGGAAAACCCGGCCTGGTACACGGCTTATACGCCGTATCAGGCCGAAATCGCCCAGGGACGACTGGAGGCTTTGCTGAACTTCCAGACGGTTGTTTCGGACCTGACGGGCATGGAGATTGCCAACGCCTCGCTGCTGGATGAAGCTACGGCGGCGGCCGAAGCCATGACCATGCTCCACTCGCTACGTCCGGCCGCCAAAAAAGGCGCAAACACGTTCTTCGTTTCCGAGCGCTGCCATCCGCAGACGATCGACGTGGTCCGGACCCGGGCTACGCCGCTGAACATCGACGTTCGGGTGGGCGACCACCGGACGCTGGATGTTACCGATTCGGCGGTTTACGGTGTTCTATTGCAATATCCAGCCTCCGACGGCGACGTGTTCGACTACACGGACCTGATTGCGGCGGCGCACGAAAACAATATTTTTACGGCTGTAGCGGCCGATCTTCTGGCCTTAACGCTGTTAACGCCTCCGGGCGAAATGGGCGCCGATGTCGTGGTGGGCTCAGCCCAGCGTTTTGGCGTTCCGATGGGCTACGGCGGTCCGCACGCGGCCTTTTTTGCTACCAAAGACGCTTACAAGCGGCAGATTCCGGGCCGGATCATCGGCGTTTCGGTCGATGCCCAGGGCAAACCGGCGCTGCGCATGGCCCTGCAAACCCGCGAGCAGCACATCCGCCGCGAGAAAGCCACATCGAACATCTGTACGGCTCAGGTACTGCTGGCCGTGATGGCGAGCGCCTACGCCGTTTACCACGGTCCCGAGCGCCTGCGGGCGATTGCCGAGCGCGTGCATGGACTGACAAAAATGTTCGCTACGGCGCTGCGCTGGAATGGGTACGAACTCGCCACGGAGAATTATTTTGATACCGTCACCGTCCGCGTGGACGATGTCGAATCGCTGCAGAAAACGGCCCGCAAAGCCGGCGTGAACCTGCGCTATTTTGCGGATGATGCCACGGTGGGCGTTTCCTTCGACGAAGCAAAAACATACGAGGACGTGGTGCAGCTGCTGGACGTATTCGGCGTCTGCGCCGACATGCAGGCCGTGACAGAATCACTGGAGTTTACCTGGCCGGAGCGGCTGGTCCGTCAGTCCGAGTACCTGACGCATCCGGTTTTCAATACGCACCATACGGAGCACGAAATGCTGCGCTACCTGCGCTCGCTGGAGGAAAAAGACCTTTCGCTGGTGCATTCGATGATTTCGCTGGGAAGCTGCACCATGAAGTTGAACGCTACGGCGGAGATGATTCCCGTCACGTGGCCGGAGTTTGGCAAGATGCACCCGTTTGCTCCGAAAGACCAGACGGCCGGTTACCAGCAGCTTTTCAAAGACCTGAACAACTGGCTCTGCGAAATCACCGGCTTTGCGGCCATGTCGATGCAGCCGAACTCCGGTGCTCAGGGCGAATACGCCGGTCTGATGGTCATCCGGGCCTACCACGAAAGCCGGGGCGATAGCCACCGCAACGTGGCCCTCATTCCGTCGTCGGCACACGGGACGAATCCCGCCAGCGCGGTTATGGCCGGGATGAAGGTGGTCATCACTAAGTGCGACGAGCGCGGAAACATTGACCTGGCCGACCTGCGGGCCAAAGCCGAGCAGTACAGCAGCGAACTGTCGTGCCTGATGGTAACCTACCCGTCGACGCATGGCGTGTTTGAAGAAAGCATCAAGGAAATCTGCGAGCTGATCCACGAACATGGTGGACAGGTATACATGGATGGTGCCAACATGAACGCCCAGGTCGGTCTGACTTCTCCGGCGAATATCGGTGCGGACGTTTGCCACCTGAACCTGCACAAAACCTTCTGTATTCCGCACGGCGGCGGCGGTCCGGGCATGGGGCCCATCGGGGTAGCGGCGCATCTGGTGCCGTTCCTGCCGGGTCACGTAACGGAAGAGGCCCAGCAGCAGGGTGCAGTATCGGCAGCGCCCTACGGTTCGGCCAGCATTCTGACCATTTCGTACGCTTACATCGCCATGATGGGTGGCGAAGGGCTGACGCATGCCACCGAAATGGCCATTCTGAACGCCAACTACATTAAATCGCGTCTGGAAGGACACTACCCGATTCTTTACACGGGCACTAACGGCCGCTGCGCTCACGAGATGATCGTGGATTGCCGCCCGTTCAAAGCGTCTGGAGTGGAAGTGGAAGACATTGCCAAGCGGCTGATGGACTACGGTTTCCACGCGCCGACGATGTCCTTCCCGGTACCGGGGACGATGATGATCGAGCCGACCGAGTCGGAGTCGAAAGCCGAAATCGACCGTTTCTGCGACGCCCTCATCAGCATTCGTGAAGAAATCCGCGAGGTGGAGGAAGGCCGCGCCGACAAAGCGAACAACGTGCTGAAGCACGCTCCGCACACGGCCGCCGTCATTATCGCCGATAACTGGGACCGTCCGTACAGCCGCGAGAAAGCCGCTTTCCCGCTGCCGTACGTAAAAGCCCGCAAGTTCTGGCCGAGCGTCAGCCGGGTGGACAACGCCTACGGTGACCGGAACCTCGTTTGTTCGTGCGTGCCGACGGACGCCTACGCCGAGGAAGTGGCCGAAGCCGTGCAGTAA
- a CDS encoding FkbM family methyltransferase, which produces MLKNLVVSSVSSFLDKLGVDGDRVMFKLAILAHRLGLKGKIDTSRPYRFGTFSMYLDAHDTLQVADGTIRFEPTETETLLACVRPDTVMLDIGANMGYYSIRVAQKATAGSVYAFEPDPGNFALLQKNLALNNLTNVKAFNAALSDKPGTMRLYKHPFNVGDYRLYNDGDFTEFVDVPTLRLDDTISDKIDLVKIDVQGFEYFVLKGGYDLLKRDHPLVISEFWPRGLYNSGASPADYLRMMQELGYEVREIDEKKKAVVPRTYEELLELSARPINRYTNLMFHYTA; this is translated from the coding sequence ATGCTTAAGAATCTGGTCGTTTCTTCGGTCTCGTCTTTCCTGGATAAACTCGGCGTTGACGGCGACCGGGTGATGTTCAAACTCGCCATTCTGGCCCATCGTCTCGGCCTCAAAGGGAAAATTGACACCAGCCGACCCTACCGTTTCGGCACTTTTTCGATGTACCTCGACGCGCATGACACGCTTCAGGTCGCCGACGGCACCATCCGGTTTGAACCCACCGAAACGGAAACGCTGCTTGCCTGTGTGCGGCCGGACACGGTCATGCTCGATATTGGGGCCAACATGGGCTATTACTCCATCCGGGTCGCCCAGAAAGCCACCGCCGGATCGGTCTACGCCTTCGAGCCCGATCCCGGCAATTTTGCCCTTCTCCAGAAAAACCTGGCGCTCAACAACCTGACCAACGTGAAGGCGTTCAACGCCGCCTTGTCGGACAAACCGGGCACGATGCGGCTGTACAAGCACCCGTTCAACGTTGGCGATTACCGGCTTTACAACGACGGGGATTTTACGGAATTCGTGGACGTACCGACGCTTCGCCTCGATGATACCATCAGCGACAAAATCGACCTGGTGAAAATCGACGTGCAGGGCTTTGAATATTTTGTCCTGAAAGGCGGATACGACCTACTGAAAAGAGATCACCCGTTGGTTATCAGTGAATTCTGGCCGAGAGGGCTCTACAACAGCGGCGCTTCGCCCGCCGACTACCTGCGCATGATGCAGGAACTGGGCTACGAGGTCCGGGAGATTGACGAGAAGAAAAAAGCGGTGGTGCCCCGCACGTATGAGGAACTGCTGGAACTGAGTGCACGGCCCATCAACCGCTACACCAACCTGATGTTCCACTATACCGCCTGA
- a CDS encoding glycosyltransferase family 9 protein produces MNLKALIRLLKTSPLLVPVLAGIDAVLWLVDRLAILTAGRPAGKAPSLLVIRLDVLGDYLLFRPYLRMLKTRAPFEGHRLILLGNEAFRPLAEAFDADVLDGAIWVDIYKLTTRPLYRFRVVRQLRRQGFSAVFCPTVSRVLVLDDFLAAATGAPVRIGCRTDFVNSKRWEARLGDRLYTRLLPRPEGILFEMERNRRLMEMLSGQSLALPKPDLPERLARPLALPDRFVILSLGAGQDFRIWPTERFAAVVRQLRREFPGYRIVLTGTASEQAYARRLQQEVPEEHDRITDLTGRLSIPELVYALRKAALLLTNETGIVHLAAACGTPALVISQGKSLVRWHPYPAGLADRITYLYPTYIEQNRHRLAEIAPEFNPESRFGMDEISVERVWQAVSGKLLQAV; encoded by the coding sequence ATGAATCTGAAAGCACTCATCCGCCTGCTGAAAACCTCCCCGCTGCTTGTGCCGGTGCTGGCCGGGATCGACGCGGTGCTGTGGCTGGTGGACCGGCTGGCCATCCTGACCGCGGGCCGCCCGGCCGGAAAGGCGCCGTCGCTGCTGGTCATCCGGCTCGATGTGCTGGGCGATTACCTGCTGTTCCGTCCGTATCTGCGGATGCTGAAAACACGGGCGCCTTTTGAGGGCCACCGGCTTATTCTGCTGGGTAATGAAGCGTTCCGGCCGCTGGCCGAAGCGTTCGACGCGGACGTTCTCGACGGGGCGATCTGGGTGGATATTTACAAACTGACAACCCGGCCGCTTTACCGGTTTCGTGTAGTCCGCCAACTGCGGCGACAGGGTTTTTCGGCGGTTTTTTGCCCGACGGTGAGCCGGGTGCTGGTGCTGGACGATTTTCTGGCGGCGGCCACCGGAGCGCCCGTGCGGATTGGCTGCCGGACGGACTTTGTCAACAGCAAACGCTGGGAAGCCCGGTTAGGCGACCGGCTGTACACGCGGCTGCTGCCCCGCCCGGAAGGCATTCTGTTCGAAATGGAGCGGAACCGTCGACTGATGGAAATGCTGTCGGGCCAGTCGCTGGCGCTTCCTAAGCCCGACCTTCCCGAGCGACTGGCCCGACCGCTTGCCCTGCCCGACCGCTTCGTCATCCTGTCGCTCGGCGCCGGACAGGACTTTCGGATCTGGCCCACCGAACGCTTTGCCGCCGTGGTCCGGCAGCTGCGGCGGGAGTTTCCGGGCTATCGGATTGTGCTGACGGGTACGGCGTCGGAACAGGCGTATGCCCGCCGGTTGCAGCAGGAAGTACCCGAAGAACACGACCGGATAACCGATTTGACGGGCCGGTTGAGCATCCCGGAACTCGTTTACGCGCTGAGAAAGGCCGCTTTACTCCTGACCAACGAAACCGGAATTGTCCATCTGGCCGCCGCCTGTGGAACCCCGGCGCTGGTGATATCGCAGGGAAAGTCGCTGGTGCGCTGGCATCCTTATCCTGCCGGGCTGGCCGACCGGATTACGTACCTTTACCCGACTTATATCGAGCAGAACCGCCACCGTCTTGCCGAAATTGCGCCCGAGTTCAACCCGGAATCCCGCTTCGGCATGGACGAGATTTCGGTGGAAAGGGTCTGGCAGGCCGTGTCCGGAAAGCTGCTTCAGGCGGTATAG
- a CDS encoding glycosyltransferase family 2 protein has translation MLPSISLITPSYNQGPYIRKTVESVLNQAYPALEYLVVDGQSSDGTLPILREYSHRLRLISEPDRGQTDALNKGLRAATGDIVGWLNSDDYLLPGALHEVGRFFEQHPDVSWLTGDCLIVDKDGRLIQQPIREYKRILRKLSPSFYLGITNAICQPATFWRRSLHDRLGYLNENLRYTMDYDWWLRLAQLQPPAVLAKPLAAFRIHGASKGGSQFTEQFDEDYRTLIRHRPADWVRLLHRAHNEAIVGIYKLIK, from the coding sequence ATGCTGCCTTCCATCTCCCTCATTACGCCTTCCTACAACCAGGGGCCTTACATCCGAAAAACGGTGGAATCCGTTCTGAATCAGGCTTATCCGGCTCTGGAGTACCTGGTGGTGGACGGGCAGTCGTCGGACGGGACGTTACCGATTCTTCGCGAATACAGCCACCGGCTCCGGCTGATTTCCGAACCGGACCGGGGGCAGACCGACGCGCTCAACAAAGGGCTGCGGGCCGCTACGGGCGACATCGTGGGCTGGCTCAATTCGGACGATTACCTGTTACCGGGCGCCCTGCACGAAGTGGGCCGTTTCTTCGAACAGCACCCGGACGTGTCATGGCTGACGGGCGACTGCCTCATTGTGGACAAAGACGGTCGTTTGATCCAGCAACCTATCCGGGAATACAAGCGGATTCTCCGGAAGCTTTCTCCTTCCTTTTATCTGGGTATTACCAACGCCATTTGCCAGCCGGCCACGTTCTGGCGGCGTTCCCTGCACGACCGGCTGGGCTACTTGAACGAAAACCTGCGTTATACGATGGATTACGACTGGTGGCTCCGGCTGGCGCAGCTTCAGCCGCCAGCCGTTCTGGCCAAACCGCTGGCGGCGTTTCGCATCCACGGGGCGTCCAAAGGCGGAAGCCAGTTTACGGAGCAGTTTGACGAAGACTACCGCACGCTGATTCGGCACCGGCCTGCCGATTGGGTGCGCTTGCTTCACCGGGCGCACAACGAGGCCATTGTCGGCATTTATAAGCTTATCAAATGA
- a CDS encoding DUF2304 domain-containing protein, producing the protein METLPVKIQIISVIGALGFLAMIARLIVRGKLREEYAIVWIICTAILTVFSIWRKGLEEISLLLGVFYPPSLIFLAAIFAIIVFLVHLSVVNSRMQSEIKVLTHEVAFLKQQLQKRAGETAVSSGDEPVSAAV; encoded by the coding sequence ATGGAAACGCTGCCTGTTAAAATTCAGATAATCAGTGTTATCGGGGCGCTGGGTTTTCTGGCGATGATCGCCCGGCTGATCGTCCGGGGCAAGTTGCGGGAGGAATACGCCATTGTCTGGATCATCTGCACCGCTATCCTGACCGTGTTTTCCATCTGGCGAAAGGGGCTGGAAGAGATTTCGTTGCTGCTGGGCGTTTTTTACCCGCCTTCGCTCATTTTTCTGGCGGCGATTTTTGCCATCATCGTCTTTCTGGTTCATCTTTCGGTCGTCAATTCCCGGATGCAGTCGGAGATTAAAGTGCTGACGCACGAAGTGGCCTTTCTGAAACAACAACTACAGAAGCGGGCGGGCGAAACGGCGGTCAGTTCCGGGGACGAACCTGTTTCGGCGGCCGTATAA
- a CDS encoding glycosyltransferase family 2 protein, producing MLTNPRILVIVPCFNEEAAIAGVVEEINRQRTQLPLDVLVVNDCSTDRSPDVIRRLNCLWLDLPVNLGIGGAMHAGYKYACRNGYDIAVQMDGDGQHPADELPRLLRPILDEKADVVIGSRFLAKGGFRSTWLRRTGIRYFRWLNRSLIGQLIHDSTSGFRAFNRRTIEIVSAYYPDEYPEPESIVQFGLHNLRMVEVPVQMRERQGGTSSITSLKAVYYMFKVTLATVFIYLRLRNQSHYGNAAC from the coding sequence ATGCTCACAAATCCGCGCATTCTGGTCATTGTGCCCTGTTTCAACGAGGAGGCCGCCATTGCGGGGGTGGTGGAGGAGATTAACCGACAGCGGACACAGCTTCCTCTGGATGTGCTGGTGGTCAACGACTGCTCGACGGACCGGTCGCCGGACGTCATCCGGCGGCTAAACTGCCTCTGGCTCGACCTGCCGGTCAATCTGGGCATCGGCGGAGCTATGCATGCGGGCTACAAATACGCCTGCCGGAACGGGTACGACATCGCTGTCCAGATGGATGGCGACGGGCAGCACCCGGCCGACGAACTGCCGCGCCTGCTTCGGCCCATTCTGGACGAAAAAGCGGATGTGGTGATCGGGTCGCGGTTTCTTGCCAAAGGAGGGTTTCGGTCTACCTGGCTGCGCCGGACCGGCATCCGTTATTTCCGCTGGCTCAACCGGAGCCTGATCGGGCAGTTGATTCACGACAGTACGTCCGGCTTCCGGGCCTTCAACCGGCGGACGATCGAGATTGTGAGCGCGTATTACCCCGACGAATACCCGGAACCGGAGTCCATCGTTCAGTTTGGGCTGCACAACCTGCGGATGGTGGAAGTGCCCGTACAGATGCGCGAACGGCAGGGCGGCACCTCGTCCATTACTTCGCTGAAGGCGGTGTATTACATGTTCAAAGTGACGCTCGCCACGGTGTTCATTTATTTACGTCTGCGAAACCAGTCTCATTATGGAAACGCTGCCTGTTAA